TCGCCACCCCGTAAGAGCCGGGAAAGAACGGTTGGTATTCTGACTTGAAACTTTGGAGCGCAAAGAAGTCCGACGCGTCCTCTTCGACGATCCCCGGGCCGTCTGGATTTGGGTCTGCGCAGATAGACCTCACTAACCGGGCATTGAAGGGCACATCCGCACGCGACGAGACTTTGAATTCCAAGGTCTCACCGGGACGTCCGGAAAGTTGCTCGACATATCCGGCGAGCGGCACTTCCTGAGGGGCTTCATTCACCACGTCGGTTTCGTCATAACGTCTTGCCAGAGTGATGGTCGAACAGGATCATTCTTCATTACCTATTGGGTGGAGGATTTCCGACGACGTCCCAAGACAGAAGTCCGGGAACGATCCGGGCAGGCTACAGAACCGCTTGATGACTCTCAAGGTGTGAAGCATGGGCGTATCGAACTTCACAAGAGAGCAACTTCAACAAGGGCGGTGTGGGCGCTGCACCCCTGCCCAAGCCGGGAGGTTCCAACATCAAGCGTCAGAACATTCGGATTGCCTTGCGGATCGATATTGCAACCTGGGTCACCGTACCATGCTCCGGTCGGCAATGCGACGACCCCGGCAAGGATTTCTGATGATATCAGCGCCCGGGCCCGGCAAGCGCCCCGAGCATTGAAAACCCGCACGAGATCTCCTTGCGTGATACCCCGTTGCGCCGCATCATCCGAATGCAGGACGAGAGAGACCGGTCGGGCGCCCGGAACGTCTGCCAGAGCTGCCTCTAACTGACTGTGGAGCTTGTCTCCGGGTTGAGGCGACAGAAGGTGCAGCGGTGCGTCGCTCTTGGCATTTCCCAACCATTCAGACGGGGGCAACCAAATAGGATGGCCAGGACAGTCGTCATAGCCAAAGCCGGCAATGGTTTCGGAAAAAATCTCGATCCGACCTGATGGCGTCGGCACGGGTGACTTGTCGGGATCGGCTCGAAAAGGCGCAAAAAAAGTCTTGTTCGGGCCCTCGGCTTGAATCGGAAGGCGTACCCAGTTCTTCGTGCGCAATTGCCCCAGATCGGGCACGGATATTCCCTGGTCAGCCGCAAGGTCGCGATATTCATCATAAAGCTTGGCGATCCAATCATCTGCCGAGCGGCCCTCGGTAAAGTGCTCCTCAACGTTCAAGCGTGCTGCAAGGCCTGCAAAGATCGCATAATCGTCACGTGCCTCGCCAACCGGTGGGATGAGTTGCGGCATGTGGAAAAGGTAATCATCAAGGTTGGAACGACCAATATCCTGGCGCTCATAGGGTGTTGTTGCAGGAAAAACGATATCGGCCCGTTTAGCCGTCGCCGTCCAAAAAGGCTCATTCACGATGATGGTTTCCGGGCGCTGCCATGCTTCGTGCAGCGCATTCAGATCCTGGTGATGATGGTAAGGATTGCCACCAGCCCAGTAGATCAACCTGATGTCTGGATAAGCCTCGCGCTGGCCATTGAACTCATAAAGCTGTCCCGGGTTGCGCAGCATATCAGCCATACGTGCGACAGGAATGATCTGTTTGACCGGGTTTTTCCGCTGCGGGAACGTCATACCCGACATGCGTAGCAATGATTTCCCCACACCGCCGATTGCCCCAAATCCATAACCCACGCCCCCGCCGGGAAGGCCGATTTGACCAAGCATCGCGGCCAGAACCGCCGACATCCAATAGGGTTGTTCACCGTGTTCAGCTCTTTGCAGTGACCATGCTACAGTAATAAACGTACGTGTTTTAGCCATATGCCGTGCAAGTTCGCGAATGGAATGGGGATCTATTCCGCAAATTGGGGCGGCCCAATCCGGCGTTTTCGGCTGGCCATCGCTTTCGCCCATAAGATAGGGAAGAAACCGGTCAAACCCGACGGTGCAGCGGTCGAGAAAGGCTTGGTCTTGCAACGCTTCAGATTGAAGGACATAGGCAAGCGCCAGCATCAATGCTGTGTCTGAGGCGGGTTTGAGCGGGAGCCACTCGCATCCCTCCGGCGCATCTGTTCGCTGCGGGCCGACATTGATGCAGCGCGTGCCTTTGGCGAGACATCGTTCCAGCCAACTGCCCGTGTCATGCTCAGTGATACCGCCCATGCTAACCTGCGCATTCTTGGCGTTGATACCCCCGAACATGACAAGCGTTTGTGTATGGGCATGAATCGTTTGCCATCCATCTTGATGTTCGTAGCCCATCGTCAGGAATTTCTTGCCGAAAACATGTGGCATGATCGCCTGCGCACATCCTGTGGAGTAACTTCCGAACGACTCAACATACCCACCGACACAATTGAGAAAGCGGTGCATTTGACTCTGGGCGTGATGAAACCGTCCGGCTGACGCCCATCCGTATGAACCGCCATATATCGCTTCGTTTCCATGGGATGTGCGCACGCGATCAATTTCGCGCGCGGCAATATCAAGCGCTTCGTCCCAGGGAACTTCGACAAAACTGTCGCTGCCTCGTCCCGAACGGTCCCCATTTTTCAGCCATTCCCGACGGATCGACGGGCGCGAAACGCGCGACGGATGATGCACTGCCGCTGGGATACTATCGGAGATGGAGCTTGGCTCTGGATCGGGCCCGAACGGGCGCGTTGCAACAATCAGGTCTCCCTCGACGTCGACCTCGAATGCTCCCCAGTGGCTCGATGTTACCTTCGTCTTTCGCGTCGAATTATCCACCATTTCTGGTCCTCTGTTTGCCCGCAGGCCTTGTTACTAATTTCCCAACATGCCTTGATTTGCGCGCCGAATGAAACCCCATTGGCGCGAAGTCAGGACAGCATCGGCAATGGCAGAGGTGGCTGAAGTGCCTCAAAAGCCGCACCGATGCGCAGAACAGTCGCCTCTTCGTTGGGCCGCGCGATCACTTGAAGACTGGTCGGAAGCCCGTCCTTTCCCAACCCTGATGGCATCGACAGCGCGCACATACCAAAATAATTTACGTGCCTTGTAAAATGGCTTGGCGCGATGGACTGATCCACAACATCAATCGGTGGCGCCGTTGAGGTCATCGTAGGCGTCAAAAGCGCATCCAGGCCTTTCATCCGCTTCAAATACGCATCCTGCGCAGCCAACCGGTCTTTCAGGAGTTGGATGTAGTCGACCGCCAGAACATCTCGTCCAACAAGCATTCGAGTGCGGACGTCCTCGTCCAAAGGAAGGTCGTCCTGCTCATAAAGATGTCCATGATGGAAATACCCTTCAGCAACGATCAGCAATCCGCAGGTCGCCGTCAAATCCGCATAAGGCTGCCGGGCCGAGAAGACGACCAGTTCGGCACCAGCATGTCGCAGTCTGTCCAGCGCGGCATCATAGGCCTCC
This genomic interval from Paracoccaceae bacterium contains the following:
- a CDS encoding molybdopterin-dependent oxidoreductase → MVDNSTRKTKVTSSHWGAFEVDVEGDLIVATRPFGPDPEPSSISDSIPAAVHHPSRVSRPSIRREWLKNGDRSGRGSDSFVEVPWDEALDIAAREIDRVRTSHGNEAIYGGSYGWASAGRFHHAQSQMHRFLNCVGGYVESFGSYSTGCAQAIMPHVFGKKFLTMGYEHQDGWQTIHAHTQTLVMFGGINAKNAQVSMGGITEHDTGSWLERCLAKGTRCINVGPQRTDAPEGCEWLPLKPASDTALMLALAYVLQSEALQDQAFLDRCTVGFDRFLPYLMGESDGQPKTPDWAAPICGIDPHSIRELARHMAKTRTFITVAWSLQRAEHGEQPYWMSAVLAAMLGQIGLPGGGVGYGFGAIGGVGKSLLRMSGMTFPQRKNPVKQIIPVARMADMLRNPGQLYEFNGQREAYPDIRLIYWAGGNPYHHHQDLNALHEAWQRPETIIVNEPFWTATAKRADIVFPATTPYERQDIGRSNLDDYLFHMPQLIPPVGEARDDYAIFAGLAARLNVEEHFTEGRSADDWIAKLYDEYRDLAADQGISVPDLGQLRTKNWVRLPIQAEGPNKTFFAPFRADPDKSPVPTPSGRIEIFSETIAGFGYDDCPGHPIWLPPSEWLGNAKSDAPLHLLSPQPGDKLHSQLEAALADVPGARPVSLVLHSDDAAQRGITQGDLVRVFNARGACRARALISSEILAGVVALPTGAWYGDPGCNIDPQGNPNVLTLDVGTSRLGQGCSAHTALVEVALL